In a genomic window of Saccharothrix sp. HUAS TT1:
- a CDS encoding amidohydrolase family protein — MTGLHLRGVVLPEGGEPRDLWVVNGRIRTREVPGATTVSTGGYLLPGLVDAHCHVGLGAKGAVDLPEAVDQALADRRAGALLIRDCGSPLDTRPLQERLDLPRIIRAGRHLARPKRYIKYLGVEVEDPADLPAAVAEQVAAGDGWVKLVGDWIDRGTGDLAPLWSRDVLTEAIKVAHEGGARVTAHVFGEEALPDLLDAGIDCVEHGTGLTDDTIAQMARNGTALVPTLINIENFPAIAAGADKYPTYQGHMRDLYARNTATIAKAVEAGVPVFAGTDAGGGIEHGRIVDEVKALHRVGLTPTQALGAASWAAREWLGFPSLAEGAAADVVVYDSDPREDLEALRHPALVVLRGRIHA; from the coding sequence GTGACCGGCCTGCACCTGCGGGGCGTGGTGCTGCCCGAGGGCGGCGAGCCGCGCGACCTCTGGGTGGTCAACGGCCGGATCCGCACCCGGGAGGTGCCGGGCGCGACCACCGTCAGCACCGGCGGCTACCTGCTGCCCGGCCTGGTGGACGCGCACTGCCACGTCGGCCTCGGCGCGAAGGGCGCGGTCGACCTGCCCGAGGCGGTCGACCAGGCGCTGGCCGACCGCCGGGCGGGGGCGCTGCTCATCCGGGACTGCGGCTCGCCGCTGGACACCCGGCCGCTGCAGGAGCGGCTGGACCTGCCCCGGATCATCCGCGCGGGCAGGCACCTGGCCCGGCCCAAGCGGTACATCAAGTACCTGGGCGTGGAGGTCGAGGACCCGGCCGACCTGCCGGCCGCGGTCGCCGAGCAGGTCGCGGCGGGCGACGGCTGGGTCAAGCTGGTCGGCGACTGGATCGACCGGGGCACCGGCGACCTCGCGCCGCTGTGGTCCCGGGACGTGCTCACCGAGGCGATCAAGGTCGCGCACGAGGGCGGGGCCAGGGTCACCGCGCACGTGTTCGGCGAGGAGGCGCTGCCCGACCTGCTCGACGCGGGCATCGACTGCGTCGAGCACGGCACCGGCCTGACCGACGACACCATCGCGCAGATGGCGCGCAACGGCACCGCCCTGGTGCCGACGTTGATCAACATCGAGAACTTCCCGGCCATCGCGGCGGGCGCGGACAAGTACCCGACCTACCAGGGCCACATGAGGGACCTGTACGCGCGCAACACCGCGACCATCGCCAAGGCGGTGGAGGCGGGCGTGCCGGTGTTCGCGGGCACGGACGCGGGCGGCGGCATCGAGCACGGCCGGATCGTGGACGAGGTCAAGGCGCTGCACCGGGTCGGCCTCACCCCGACCCAGGCCCTCGGCGCGGCCTCGTGGGCCGCCCGCGAGTGGCTGGGCTTCCCGTCGCTGGCGGAGGGCGCGGCGGCCGACGTCGTGGTCTACGACAGCGACCCGCGCGAGGACCTGGAGGCGTTGCGCCACCCCGCGCTGGTCGTGCTGCGCGGCCGGATCCACGCCTGA
- a CDS encoding lysostaphin resistance A-like protein has translation MEEQRDRDADRDTGRAHWGFLAFFAGLGGYHLAILVFTAATADRFAEVDITDPPVLGPLLLLVFLPNVLLGLGPVVVSWWRGAGPRRDFGLVPTARDLKVGLAAGGAALLAAWLLGALLLRINPDRSGSLDEIGALSGGRTVWLAAAALFVFLGAPLTEEILTRGALWQALAHYNVPRLAVLALTALVFAFLHEESWRVLSLFAQGLAIGAARMITGRVAGSVVAHATNNLLPAVYLYLG, from the coding sequence GTGGAGGAACAGCGGGACCGGGACGCCGACCGGGACACCGGCCGGGCGCACTGGGGCTTCCTCGCGTTCTTCGCCGGCCTCGGCGGCTACCACCTCGCGATCTTGGTCTTCACCGCCGCGACGGCCGACCGCTTCGCCGAGGTCGACATCACCGACCCGCCGGTCCTCGGCCCGCTCCTGCTGCTGGTCTTCCTGCCCAACGTCCTGCTCGGCCTCGGCCCGGTCGTCGTCTCCTGGTGGCGCGGCGCCGGTCCCCGCCGGGACTTCGGCCTGGTGCCCACCGCGCGCGACCTGAAGGTCGGCCTGGCCGCGGGCGGCGCGGCGCTGCTGGCCGCGTGGCTGCTGGGCGCGCTGCTGCTGCGGATCAACCCGGACCGGTCCGGGTCGCTGGACGAGATCGGGGCGCTGTCCGGCGGTCGCACGGTCTGGCTGGCCGCCGCGGCGCTGTTCGTGTTCCTCGGCGCGCCGCTGACCGAGGAAATCCTCACGAGGGGCGCGCTGTGGCAGGCGCTGGCCCACTACAACGTCCCCAGGCTCGCGGTGCTCGCCCTCACCGCCCTCGTCTTCGCGTTCCTGCACGAGGAGAGCTGGCGGGTGCTCAGCCTGTTCGCCCAGGGGCTCGCCATCGGCGCGGCCCGCATGATCACCGGCCGGGTGGCCGGGAGCGTCGTCGCCCACGCGACGAACAACCTGCTGCCCGCCGTCTACCTGTACCTCGGCTGA
- a CDS encoding lysostaphin resistance A-like protein, whose product MAVTRQDEPPPGLIASVRAVGREPEAVPAGQRWGFGAFLLVEAVFVLSAVFITAVARTTGTDIGSSVGFILIGSMVPTVLAATVAVVITCVRGNGPFQDLRLAWDWADVKVGLKLGALGLVLTYVAALIWSRVVGDKNATSAIGELVDGAGLPLAAAVAMFLYVCFLGPVCEEVIYRGLLWGAIERQRWSRWAAFVLTTLIFAASHLEPLRTSLLIVIALPIGIARLITRRLTASVVAHVINNFLPGLTLLLVSVGVMPA is encoded by the coding sequence ATGGCTGTGACACGACAGGATGAGCCGCCGCCGGGACTGATCGCCAGCGTCCGCGCGGTCGGGCGGGAGCCGGAGGCGGTGCCCGCCGGCCAGCGGTGGGGTTTCGGCGCGTTCCTGCTCGTGGAAGCGGTCTTCGTCCTGAGCGCGGTGTTCATCACCGCCGTGGCCCGCACGACCGGCACGGACATCGGCTCCTCGGTGGGCTTCATCCTGATCGGCTCGATGGTGCCGACGGTCCTGGCCGCGACGGTCGCGGTGGTCATCACCTGCGTGCGCGGCAACGGGCCGTTCCAGGACCTGCGGCTGGCCTGGGACTGGGCGGACGTCAAGGTCGGCCTCAAGCTGGGCGCGCTCGGCCTGGTGCTCACCTACGTGGCCGCGCTGATCTGGTCCAGGGTGGTGGGCGACAAGAACGCCACCTCGGCCATCGGCGAGCTGGTCGACGGCGCGGGGCTGCCCCTGGCCGCCGCCGTCGCGATGTTCCTCTACGTGTGCTTCCTCGGCCCGGTGTGCGAGGAGGTCATCTACCGCGGCCTGCTGTGGGGCGCGATCGAGCGGCAGCGGTGGAGCCGGTGGGCGGCGTTCGTGCTCACCACGCTGATCTTCGCCGCCAGCCACCTCGAACCGCTGCGGACGTCGCTGCTCATCGTCATCGCGCTGCCCATCGGCATCGCCCGCCTCATCACCCGCAGGCTCACCGCGAGCGTGGTCGCGCACGTGATCAACAACTTCCTGCCCGGCCTGACCCTCCTGCTCGTCTCGGTGGGGGTGATGCCGGCGTGA
- a CDS encoding LamB/YcsF family protein, producing MTGGPIDLNSDLGEGFGIWRLGDDEALLDIVTSANVACGFHAGDPSTMRRVCGQAAGAGVAVGAQVSYRDLAGFGRRFIDADPAELADEVLYQIGALDACARAAGTRVDYVKPHGALYNATVHHDRQARAVVDGVRAFGDLPVLGLPGSRLLHHAERAGLRPVREAFADRAYTPEATLVPRTQPDAVLTGTDAVLAQVIGLAERGELTAVDGSVLRVEVDSICLHGDTPGAVEHAREIRAALGAAGVPVARFVPR from the coding sequence GTGACCGGCGGCCCGATCGACCTCAACAGCGACCTCGGCGAGGGCTTCGGCATCTGGCGGCTGGGCGACGACGAAGCCCTGCTCGACATCGTCACCAGCGCGAACGTGGCCTGCGGCTTCCACGCGGGCGACCCGTCGACCATGCGCCGGGTGTGCGGCCAGGCGGCGGGCGCGGGCGTGGCCGTCGGCGCCCAGGTCTCCTACCGCGACCTGGCGGGCTTCGGCCGCCGGTTCATCGACGCCGACCCGGCCGAGCTGGCCGACGAGGTGCTGTACCAGATCGGCGCGCTGGACGCGTGCGCGCGGGCGGCCGGCACCAGGGTCGACTACGTGAAGCCGCACGGCGCGCTCTACAACGCCACCGTCCACCACGACCGCCAGGCGCGGGCCGTGGTGGACGGCGTCAGGGCGTTCGGCGACCTGCCCGTGCTCGGGCTGCCCGGCTCCCGCCTGCTGCACCACGCCGAGCGGGCGGGCCTGCGCCCGGTGCGCGAGGCGTTCGCCGACCGGGCGTACACCCCGGAGGCCACGCTGGTGCCGCGCACCCAGCCCGACGCCGTCCTGACCGGCACCGACGCCGTCCTCGCACAGGTCATCGGGCTGGCCGAGCGCGGTGAGCTGACGGCCGTCGACGGCTCCGTGCTCCGGGTCGAGGTCGACTCGATCTGCCTGCACGGCGACACCCCGGGCGCCGTCGAGCACGCGAGGGAGATCCGGGCCGCCCTCGGCGCCGCCGGCGTCCCGGTGGCCCGATTCGTGCCGCGGTGA
- the rpsP gene encoding 30S ribosomal protein S16 has translation MAVKIKLQRLGKIRQPYYRIVVADARTRRNGKAIETIGKYHPKEEPSFIAVDSDRAQYWLGVGAQPTESVQRLLEITGDWQKFKGLPGAEGTLKVKEPKTSKAELFAAALAAAGDAPTTEATTPKKKAAKKDDAAKAESAPAAKDEA, from the coding sequence GTGGCCGTCAAGATCAAGCTTCAGCGGCTTGGCAAGATCCGTCAGCCGTACTACCGGATCGTCGTCGCCGATGCCCGCACCCGCCGCAACGGCAAGGCCATCGAGACGATCGGCAAGTACCACCCGAAGGAAGAGCCGTCGTTCATCGCGGTGGACAGCGACCGCGCGCAGTACTGGCTGGGCGTCGGCGCGCAGCCGACCGAGTCGGTGCAGCGCCTGCTGGAGATCACCGGTGACTGGCAGAAGTTCAAGGGCCTGCCGGGCGCCGAGGGCACGCTGAAGGTCAAGGAGCCGAAGACGAGCAAGGCGGAGCTGTTCGCCGCCGCGCTGGCCGCCGCGGGCGACGCCCCGACGACCGAGGCGACGACGCCGAAGAAGAAGGCCGCGAAGAAGGACGACGCGGCGAAGGCCGAGTCCGCCCCGGCTGCCAAGGACGAGGCGTGA
- a CDS encoding RNA-binding protein: protein MSLLADALEHLVRGIVDHPDDVRVNLVTTRRGRTLEVHVHPDDLGKVIGRSGRTATALRTVMAGIGGRGVRVDVVDTDR from the coding sequence GTGAGCTTGTTGGCTGACGCCCTCGAACACCTCGTTCGGGGCATCGTCGACCACCCGGACGACGTCCGGGTGAACCTGGTCACGACCCGGCGCGGTCGCACGCTGGAGGTGCACGTCCACCCGGACGACCTCGGCAAGGTGATCGGCCGCAGCGGCCGCACCGCGACCGCCCTGCGCACCGTGATGGCCGGCATCGGTGGTCGTGGCGTGCGCGTCGACGTGGTCGACACCGACCGCTGA
- the rimM gene encoding ribosome maturation factor RimM (Essential for efficient processing of 16S rRNA), whose protein sequence is MDVVVGRVAKAHGISGELAVDVRTDSPETRFAKGSVLAAKLRDGTSRNLTVAAARNHSGRLLVRFEEVLTRDVAETLRGTLLLGSTEDLPPTGDPDEFYDHELEGLTAELADGTRVGTVLEVVHGLGGELLVVKRENGDQALVPFVREIVPTVDIAGKRVVLDPPEGLLDAD, encoded by the coding sequence ATGGACGTCGTCGTGGGCCGCGTGGCCAAGGCGCACGGGATCAGCGGAGAGCTGGCCGTCGACGTGCGCACGGACTCACCGGAGACCCGGTTCGCCAAGGGCTCGGTGCTGGCCGCCAAGCTGCGTGACGGCACGTCCCGCAACCTCACCGTCGCAGCCGCCCGGAACCACTCCGGGCGGCTGCTGGTGCGTTTCGAGGAGGTGCTGACCCGCGATGTCGCCGAGACGCTGCGCGGCACGCTGCTGCTGGGCAGCACCGAGGACCTGCCGCCGACCGGCGACCCGGACGAGTTCTACGACCACGAGCTGGAGGGGCTGACGGCCGAGCTGGCCGATGGCACCAGGGTCGGGACCGTGCTGGAGGTCGTGCACGGGCTCGGCGGCGAGCTGCTGGTCGTCAAGCGCGAGAACGGGGACCAGGCCCTGGTGCCGTTCGTGCGCGAGATCGTGCCCACGGTGGACATCGCGGGCAAGCGCGTGGTGCTGGACCCCCCCGAGGGCCTGCTCGATGCGGATTGA
- the trmD gene encoding tRNA (guanosine(37)-N1)-methyltransferase TrmD, producing the protein MRIDVVTIFPEYLDPLRAALLGKAIDKGLISVGVHDLRDWTHDVHKAVDDSPYGGGPGMVMKPQVWGDALDAVCTPATRLVVPTPAGRPFTQELAHDLAAEEHLVFACGRYEGIDQRVVDDASRRLRVDEVSLGDYVLVGGEVAVLVVVEAVVRLLPGVLGNPKSAAEDSFSDGLLEGPSYTRPEVWRELAVPEVLRSGNHRLIDRWRRDQSLRRTVERRPDLLAALPEGALDKHDRKLLDELGVER; encoded by the coding sequence ATGCGGATTGACGTCGTCACGATCTTCCCGGAGTACCTGGACCCGCTGCGCGCCGCCCTGCTGGGCAAGGCGATCGACAAGGGCCTGATCAGCGTCGGCGTGCACGACCTGCGGGACTGGACGCACGACGTGCACAAGGCCGTGGACGACAGCCCGTACGGCGGCGGTCCCGGCATGGTGATGAAGCCCCAGGTCTGGGGCGACGCGCTGGACGCGGTCTGCACGCCCGCCACCCGGCTGGTCGTGCCGACGCCCGCCGGTCGCCCGTTCACCCAGGAGCTGGCCCACGACCTGGCAGCCGAGGAGCACCTGGTGTTCGCCTGCGGCCGGTACGAGGGCATCGACCAGCGGGTGGTGGACGACGCGTCCCGCCGGCTGCGGGTGGACGAGGTCTCCCTCGGCGACTACGTGCTGGTCGGCGGCGAGGTGGCGGTGCTGGTGGTGGTCGAGGCCGTCGTGCGGCTGCTGCCCGGCGTGCTGGGCAACCCGAAGTCGGCCGCCGAGGACTCGTTCTCCGACGGCCTGCTGGAGGGCCCCAGCTACACCCGCCCCGAGGTGTGGCGGGAGCTGGCCGTGCCGGAGGTCCTGCGCTCGGGCAACCACCGGCTGATCGACCGCTGGCGGCGCGACCAGTCGCTGCGCCGCACCGTCGAACGCCGCCCCGACCTGCTGGCCGCCCTGCCCGAGGGCGCGCTCGACAAGCACGACCGCAAGCTGCTCGACGAGCTGGGCGTGGAGCGGTAG
- the rplS gene encoding 50S ribosomal protein L19 yields the protein MNTLDALDAQSLRSDIPSFRPGDTLKVHVRVIEGSRERVQVFQGVVIRRQGGGIRETFTVRKVSFGVGVERTFPVHSPNISEIEVASRGDVRRAKLYYLRDLRGKAAKIKEKREAKPAS from the coding sequence ATGAACACCCTGGACGCTCTTGACGCCCAGTCGCTGCGCTCCGACATCCCCAGCTTCCGGCCGGGCGACACGCTGAAGGTCCACGTCCGGGTCATCGAGGGCTCCCGCGAGCGGGTCCAGGTGTTCCAGGGCGTCGTGATCCGCCGCCAGGGTGGCGGCATCCGCGAGACCTTCACCGTCCGCAAGGTCTCCTTCGGCGTCGGCGTCGAGCGCACCTTCCCGGTGCACTCCCCGAACATCTCCGAGATCGAGGTCGCCTCCCGCGGTGACGTCCGCCGGGCGAAGCTGTACTACCTCCGCGACCTGCGCGGCAAGGCCGCCAAGATCAAGGAGAAGCGCGAGGCCAAGCCGGCCTCCTGA
- the lepB gene encoding signal peptidase I translates to MAEPVHRSADEDGQDPAAESTPDSAAGGKAKKDKKKPPLWRELLVLGATALVLTVLIQTFLARVYVIPSQSMEQTLHGCPGCNNDRVLVDKLVYDFTDIEPGEVVVFRGPDAWGNNDFTADRSDNPVVAGIQSVASLIGLAPPDERDFVKRVIAVGGQTVECCDDQHRVKVDGKPLDEPYIYWQPGTSPENHDPFEPVEVPEGQLWVMGDNRTNSTDSRKQGGGGLAGVVPEENVIGKARVIVLPPSRWQGIGDHNPQAVALGAPAWQGAIPAGVGLAAAWPLLFFSRKLRKRLTRASQS, encoded by the coding sequence GTGGCAGAACCCGTGCACCGCTCCGCTGACGAAGACGGTCAGGATCCCGCGGCCGAGTCCACTCCGGACTCGGCTGCGGGCGGCAAGGCGAAGAAGGACAAGAAGAAGCCCCCGCTGTGGCGCGAGCTGCTGGTGCTCGGTGCGACGGCGCTGGTCCTGACGGTCCTGATCCAGACGTTCCTCGCGCGGGTGTACGTGATCCCGTCGCAGTCGATGGAGCAGACCCTGCACGGCTGCCCGGGGTGCAACAACGACCGGGTGCTGGTCGACAAGCTGGTCTACGACTTCACCGACATCGAACCGGGCGAGGTCGTGGTCTTCCGCGGCCCCGACGCCTGGGGCAACAACGACTTCACCGCCGACCGCTCGGACAACCCGGTCGTGGCGGGCATCCAGTCGGTCGCCTCGCTGATCGGCCTCGCCCCGCCGGACGAGCGCGACTTCGTCAAGCGGGTCATCGCCGTCGGCGGGCAGACCGTCGAGTGCTGCGACGACCAGCACCGGGTGAAGGTCGACGGCAAGCCGCTGGACGAGCCGTACATCTACTGGCAGCCCGGCACGTCGCCGGAGAACCACGACCCGTTCGAGCCGGTCGAGGTGCCCGAGGGCCAGCTCTGGGTGATGGGTGACAACCGGACGAACTCCACCGACTCCCGCAAGCAGGGCGGCGGCGGCCTGGCGGGCGTCGTGCCGGAGGAGAACGTCATCGGCAAGGCCAGGGTCATCGTGCTGCCGCCGTCGCGCTGGCAGGGCATCGGCGACCACAACCCGCAGGCGGTCGCCCTGGGCGCGCCCGCGTGGCAGGGCGCCATCCCCGCAGGTGTCGGGCTCGCCGCGGCGTGGCCGCTGCTGTTCTTCAGCCGCAAGCTCCGCAAGCGGTTGACCAGGGCCTCACAGAGCTGA